From the Chrysiogenia bacterium genome, the window TATGCCGAGCATCTGACCCATCGAGTTCGAATTCTTTCCAGCGTCTGCAGACATGACGATCTCCCCTGTGCCCCAATTTCAACGAACCCGCATTTTCAAACTATCGTGTTATCCCCATTGGCACCATCGGAATCTTCGGCTGTTGCAAAGTCGGTCAGCCACCTGCGCATCGCCATATACGCCGGGGGGGAGACTTGATATACTCCGACGGTGCCCGGTTCCAGGGCGTATGGAGGCACACGATGCTCAAGAAGATTCCCTTTCTACTCGCAATTGCCGGCATGGCCGGCGGGGTGTTCATCGCCATTCTCTTTGGCGCAAACGAGGCCATGTTCGAGCACAAGATCGCCGCGGGTCTCGAGCGCAATGTGAAGATCCAGGCCATGGCCGATCCGGCCGAGAAGGCAGCCAAGATCGCGGCCGAGGCGGGCAAGAACTGGCGCTACTACCAGCGCTACCACTTCCACGCCACGGGCATTGCCGCCATGGTGCTGGGACTCCTGCTTTTTCTGGTAAGGCTCGACGCGCCCGAGAAGCTCAAACTTGCGGCCTCGTATCTCAGCGCCGGCGGCGGGTTTCTCTACCCCTTTGTCTGGCTATTTGCCGGTATGTATGGGCCCGAGATGGGACGCTCCGAGGCAAAGGAAGCCTTCGCGGTCTTCGGCTATTCGGGCGGGCTCTTTCTACTGGGCGTGCTGCTCACGCTGGGACTCGCGGCCAAGTATGAGATCCGCGAGAGCGGGGCCTGATCCCCTCCTGACCCCGCTTCTGCCCCCTTCTCCGCCTTTCCCGAAGCAATTTTGGGCCCGGTGTGCTATACTAGTGTACGAATCACTTTTGACTGCCCCAAATGGGGCCAAAGCACCATTCGTGGGCAAATGCTGGGGGGAACAGCATGGCCGATCATCTTTTGGAGAAACCGCCCTATCCCTTGTCCGAGCGGCTGCGCTGGTATTTGCGCGGGCTGATCGAGGCCGGTGAGACGCAGAAGACTGTCCTGATTCTCGGACTGACCCTTCCCTTCTGCGTCTTCTACATCCTGCGCATCCACTATTTGATGGATCATCCGGGGGTTGAGGCTTATCTCAATCGCTCCATGCTCGCCCTGACGGGAACCGTGGTAAAACTCGCAACGCTCTGGGCGCTCGTTCTGACTACGTGGGGCGCCCTGCTCTGGCGCGCGGGGCGAAGCAGCCGCCTGCACCTGCATCTTACGCTTCAGAGCTGGTCGGTCGCGGTGTCCCTGGTCGCCTATGCCGTGGGCATGTTCACCAGCCCGGTCGCCGTCGCCTTCATCGCGGGCGCGCTTCTGGGATTCCTGCTCTTCGAAGTCCGCGTCATCTGGTATGCCATCTGGACCGGCACGGCGATCACCGTTGCCACGATCGTCGCCGAGCGCCTGGGCTATCTGCCCTATGCGCCGCTGCTTGCATCCTTCGATCGCTTCGGCGGCACGCCCAGCAATTCCTGGATATTGGGAAGCGCAGTCTCGAGCATCTCCATGCTCTTTATCGCCTACGGCGTTTCTTCCTACATCATTTCCCGCTGGCGCGAGCGCGAGGCCCAGGCCATTGAGGCCCTGCGCTCGGTCGAACGCCTGGCCAACGCGGTCGATCACGCCGGTGAAATCGTCGTCACCACCGACGCCCGCGGCGTCATTGAATACGTCAACCCTGCCTATGAAGCCGTGACCGGATACGAGGCCGGCGAGAGTATCGGGCGCACGCCCCTGGAGATCTTCGGCTCGCCGCCCGAGGGCGACGCCCTGCTCGAAACAGGGCTGGGCCAGGCGCGAGAGAACGAATCCTGGAGCGGGCGCGTTGCGCTGCGCAAGAAGAATGGCTCAAAGGCCGACGTCGACTATACGATTTCCTGCGTGCTGGGCCGCGACTGCGAGGTGGAGAGTTACGTCGCCATCGCCCGCGACGTGACCGAGCAACTCCTGCTCGAAGCGCAGTTCCGGCAGGCACAGAAAATGGAAGCCCTCGGCCAGCTCGTCGGCGGCATCGCCCACGACTTCAACAACCAGCTCACCATGGTGGCGCTGGCGATCGAACTGCTCGGCCATGAGACAAACCTCAGTGCAGAGGGGCAGGAAGCACTCGACTCGCTCTCGGAATGCAACGAAGAAGCAGCCGGCCTGACCTCGCAGCTCCTGACCTTCAGCCGCAAACAGATCGACGCGCCCGATCCGGTCGACCTCGTGGCCGTCACCCAGCGCGCGACCACCGCGCTGCGCCGTTTGCTGGGGGAGCGCTACACCGTGCGGCTCAACCTGGCGGTCCCCGACGGTTACGTCGCCGCCAGCCCGGCGCAGCTCCTGCAGATTCTCTTCAACCTGTGCGTCAACGCGCGCGACGCCATGCTCGACGGCGGCGTTGTGGAAGTCTCGGTTTACGAGGCCGAAGTGCGTGAGCCCATTGTCCATCCCGATGCCACCGTGCAGGCGGGCGAGTACCTGGTCCTTCAGGTGCGCGATGAGGGCGCGGGCATTCCCCCTGCCATTTTGAGCCGCATCTACGAGCCCTTTTTCACCACCAAGCGCTCGCGCGGCACGGGCCTGGGGCTTGCCACCGTCTACGGGATCGTCACCCAGGCCGGCGGCACCATTCTTTGCGAGAGCGCCGAGGGCCGCGGCACCACCTTCCGGCTCTACTTCCCGCGGCTCGAAGCGCGCCCGCCCCAGAGCGTGGCGCCGCAAACGAAGAGCACGCCCGAAATGCCGGGAATGCACCAAACCGTGCTCGTTGCAGAAGACGAGGGCCGCCTGCTGCAGGGCGCGCGCCGCGTCCTTGAGCGCGCGGGCTACCACGTGCTGACCGCCGAAGGCGTG encodes:
- a CDS encoding response regulator — translated: MADHLLEKPPYPLSERLRWYLRGLIEAGETQKTVLILGLTLPFCVFYILRIHYLMDHPGVEAYLNRSMLALTGTVVKLATLWALVLTTWGALLWRAGRSSRLHLHLTLQSWSVAVSLVAYAVGMFTSPVAVAFIAGALLGFLLFEVRVIWYAIWTGTAITVATIVAERLGYLPYAPLLASFDRFGGTPSNSWILGSAVSSISMLFIAYGVSSYIISRWREREAQAIEALRSVERLANAVDHAGEIVVTTDARGVIEYVNPAYEAVTGYEAGESIGRTPLEIFGSPPEGDALLETGLGQARENESWSGRVALRKKNGSKADVDYTISCVLGRDCEVESYVAIARDVTEQLLLEAQFRQAQKMEALGQLVGGIAHDFNNQLTMVALAIELLGHETNLSAEGQEALDSLSECNEEAAGLTSQLLTFSRKQIDAPDPVDLVAVTQRATTALRRLLGERYTVRLNLAVPDGYVAASPAQLLQILFNLCVNARDAMLDGGVVEVSVYEAEVREPIVHPDATVQAGEYLVLQVRDEGAGIPPAILSRIYEPFFTTKRSRGTGLGLATVYGIVTQAGGTILCESAEGRGTTFRLYFPRLEARPPQSVAPQTKSTPEMPGMHQTVLVAEDEGRLLQGARRVLERAGYHVLTAEGVSEALEICEDYEGEIDLLFTDVIMADGSGSQLAHLFGKARPDVPVVYTSGYVDDATARRGIAGGKIEFLAKPYTADQLLQTMAKVLQPEKNARPPA